tAAATGTTTTATTAGGGACCCAtgtgttgaatttgaaggtaaAGTCATGATAGTGTATTATGGTTGAATGTTTCCtgggaaaaaaataatagatagaGTAAACGAAAGAAGGCCCCACCACCATGAAACAACATCAATTAGCTTAGTGTTAATGGCATGGGATGTGATGATGCTCCCTTTTGTGCCTTTCTCATTCTTCCTTTGCAAGCAGGTGCATATGCCATtacatgttattattattatcaatatCACTATTAACTCTTGAAATAGTGACTTGGTTCAATCCTCTctaatttttaatgttttaactttttagCTGGGTTTGGGACCATATTTTACTTTACACACTCTAATTATAGTAGATTATATTCTTCATATATAGTGAAATTCTTGTTTAGTTGTTCTCAATCAACAAATTAAGATTTTGTGTCTACTAgtggttaaattttttatgggaAAGAATTGAATTCATGTGTTGTTTAATTAATGTGTCGCATTTAGAGGGGCACAAACTAATATGTTAGGAAAGATATTTAATAATGTATTACTTTTACAACAGCTtttaaattaaacatttaagataaattaggttttattgATCAATCAAAATGGAACCATGAAAAACATTTGTATATGCCAATGTCCAAGAAGGAAACACATTCTTCCCTTTCTATTCTTCAAGTCTAACAAACTAAAGAATTACTAGTAACTTAAACTTATAAGCAACCTAAGTAAATACTTCCTCCGgctttatttataagcaaaagtcaacacAAATTTTTGGcttcaaatataagcaaaagttatcaAAAGTAACTTTATTAAATGCTATCATTCCAAAAGTACCCCTAATTAATTGTTCAACTTTTTTACATGATTGTAGAGTCCCAatgcaaatttaatatattagaagGTCATTTTAGGAATCGTAATAGAAATTTCACataaaatcaagacaaaaaaGTAACTCATTAATAAGTGTgcaaaaatgaattttaactTACAAGGCTGGAGAAAAGTAAATAAAGATTcaacctaaaataaatttagaactTATGTATAGAGCAAATCCAAACAATTAATATAAAGAACAAATAAAAAGAGATTAGAGGAacaaatacacacaaaaatatttatctaATATATGGTCATATAAAGAACAAATAAAAAGAGATTAGAGGAacaaatacacacaaaaatatttatctaATATATGGTCCAAATTGACATATTTTTGTAGGAGAAAGTAACTCTCTAATTCTTTATCAATGAGTCTTATAAgagatacaaaaaaaattataagaaactATCTTCAAGAGTTTAAGATGAAAAACTCTAATTTCTACCATTTCTCTTTTTCTAAACCTCAAGGGAGTTACAAAAGTGACTAAGAAATTATCCCAAATTTCTTAACAAGAGCAGTCCCAATTGCTCTTATTTCCTCTCTTAACCCCAAACTTCACTCATGGACATTAGAGAAAACTTGAATCCTTTTTCTAATGATTCATAACTATCCAAAGTGTATAAGATGTGTTTCTCAACCCTAAATCTTCATCGAAAGGCTCTCATTTCACACGAAAGCCCTAATCCACTTTTACAAGCCCTCGTTTCCAACTTCGTTAAAACGTGTTTCTGAAACTCTATTTTtatagagagaaaaaatagCATGAATAAATTTCAAAGTGTGTGATTCGATTCGCCTCAATCAATTTATGCAAATGGGTATAGTAAACAATtataaactaatataaaaaCTTAGCTTATTTCataacctaaaaaataaaggactgtCCTCGGCACTCTATCTAACACACTTCAATCAACGACTTACGACTCTatcacatgataattatgaaGGATATATTGCATTTTGACCGTAAGAATTTGATGTTACATGAAAACTGTAGCTTATAATTATCCTTATTATTAGTTATCAATATGGTGACCCATTCATAATCATTTCGAAGAACCAAAGTAAGGGATGACTTTGGTATGTAAACTAAAAAGTGAACTATTCTTACCACTTTCATAAACATGTATGTAAAGCCTtcacaaataaagaaaaaaatgaattttactaGCACAAATATGAAAGTAGTAAGTGATTGcaactttgaaaattttgacATGGATAAGGATTACAGCTTATAATAATTGAGTGAGTTGTTTTAGCAAATGGTAGTCACAAGTTTGACCATGATTGCATGAAGTTCAATGATCATGAATAATCTTTAGAATTGAaagtgttgttttttattttgaaaaatttcgAAAATGCTACTACTGTAAAAATATTATCGGCTGAGTCGCGGGTGGatacgctttctttaagacgtttcacggtACTACTCAAAATTGTGCAGTGTAGactatcaaccgtgaagtctccaggataaaacagccttCACATTTTAATACCGAAttgctactgcactgtagaattCGGGCAGAGATACATCCTTCTCTATTGATTCGATGAATCAatttgataattgatacaaGAGTATCAATTCTCTATGGCTGCAAAGCCACTCGATGaaacaacaaagaaagaaagaattttTTTCAATGAAGAAAGCAAGcagagagaaggaaaaaattattataagagCCTTGTATGAACTGATGAATGACAAAACAAAAGGCTGCTATTTATCGTATAATTTCAAAACCGAATTTGAGGAAGTGGGGAACTGTATTGCTGAATTTTAGGAATCAGTTGAATTTCAAAAAACTGATCAAAACGTGACCAGATATTTAGGAACGAAAATTTGACTGAGCAACAGATATGCGCTGACACAGCATCGATGACTTGGTCTCACGCACAATTAACATGTGCGAAAATTAAAAGCTCACGCacgtaaagaaaaaataaattttttcttaaaaaattaatttatcacaAGGGCCCAAGCCCAACCCGGCCCAAGCCGGACGGACGACGGTGGCGCGTGTGATATTCAACAAGGAGTACGTGGTCACCCGTTTACAAAACTAGGTAGCCATTGGGGCACACCCTAAGCGAGcatttttcaatatataaacactactaagGGTTGTGTTCcctccaatgtgggacttaaaattgcttttttcaaattcacactcCACTTAATTCATAACTTGTGTTTATTCTCtaccaagtttcttccttcaatTTCACATCATGTTCCAACAGAAAGTTAGATCTAACTCAACCCTTTAAAATCGACTTGTAATGTGATAATtatctctactttataaactcATGTCCAGACAATCTCACATCTGATGTGAAACTTCTTAACACTATCCAAAACCGAATCAAACCGTACCTCGTgcatgtaattttatttatagattcgataattttttatttcaaaattgatACAAATCGCATAATGAAAGCTCCTATTCTTgatctcttaaaaaaattaagttgatCGAGCATTTACCCTTAATTCTAAGGGCAGTGATAATTAAGGGAAAGAAAGGGTCCCAAAGGGGTGGAGTTTTTTATGCAAATATGGAAGGGGTTGAGAGAGTGTGACCAAATATGTCTTCCATGGCACGCCAGGGACCGACTTATAAATCACTTGCCACTAATGGGATTTTTTGTTCacacaatccaaataatttgaTTGTGACCCAAAAGCCATATCCTCTTTTGTCTCTTCAATCccaatattttctttcttttctccccAATTAATGTCATTAATTTTGAGAATAGCctttacaaagaaaatatattacTATTATGTAACTATATGAATAGCCTTTTCAAATCATAAAAAGATAATTACCTTGGCGTGTAAGACTTGGATCACTTTAATTTATTGGGTAGAGTATTCTTTATGGCTTATCATACATATATATCATACTCATAATGGTATATTTGTTTGTAGATTGATTTTGAACATGATAAACATTTATTTCATGTATAGTTTGCTTTATGCTTGTTTTATCTCCTTCAATTATTGATTATTCAAGTTGACTTCATTTTCATCTATACTTTTACAAAGGAATATATAGATTGATTGATAAACTATTGATAAATATATGCCCCTTCTTTGCACAATACTATTTTGCGACTTATTAATAATTAGAATATTTTCCAATATTTTGTGAGCTACAATCGATTATaagttttgattttaataaaaatgaattgatGTTATTGTGATTAATTTGGTGATGCTTAGGCCCAATAAttatgataaataataaataataataaattttagaCACTAATTATGATTTGTGTAGAAATAAAGTGTATGACCAACCTCTAGGATACATGATGGATAGTATTGGCCATGATTGTGATTTTATAAATAGATTGGATGTCCATTTTGCGGTTACTTTGACTATATGCTCGTCTATGGTTTGCCCCGTTGAGAATTTTAAATCTTGGAGCATGTGATCAGGCAAAGGAAGGCTCTGGTCTACAATAGTGGTAATTCTGATATCGGTTATTCCAGTAAATATAATCGTGGCTTCAACAAGTATATGATCTCTAATTTTAATCTTACACAGAATACATATAGTTTTATGATTAGAAGTTTTGAACaactatttaaataaaattagtgACAGTAGTTTCTTGCGATCCAGCAATTTACAAATAAAAGTTGGTTCTTTGGGCATGCCTTATGATTCCATTTTCATATATGTGATACCCCACAAGTGGTGAAGAAGAATCATTAATTTGCTTTACTTTTACCCATATAAGTATCATTTTTCTCCTTCACCGTGCTTTAGAGAAAGTGTATTACTTCGCATAAAAGAAGCAATTGGTGGATctattctttattattatttttaaaaaaattgtgacaaGTTGACAATAAAAATGAGGAGTGGCACGGATTGTAGTCATCTTGTTAATAAGAGTTAAATTATACATTGACTAATTGATGCTTCAAATTCCTAtgcttattatttttacaagttCAAATCCTATAGGTGAAAGTTGAAACAAATGGAAATTCCTCATTATTTCCCAACTTATTCGGATAGTAATATCTTGGacaaattgtaaataaaatgtAGTTAGTCTCGCGGAAAAGTCATggtttgaaaacaaaattaatgtcACTAGGATTGATATAATGGTGAGGAGATTGAGTAATATGCATTGCATTAGATTTAAGGTTATtactatgtttttcttttttttttgactaattacTATGTTTTTCTTGGTTACTACCATACTATTACTATATTTTAAGTAACTATCTTAATTTGCTTTTTCGCATTAAGATAACTCGCTagttattactattatttttggtaatatattacttattttaagtaactttcttaACTCAATGTACATACTTGCATAGctcaaaaaatacaaatttttatgATGTATAAGACCAATATGCAATATATTAATAACACatgattttaaatatttacgTTGATCAAATTTAATCCTATGTTAATGTTTAACAAAAATGAACATATTCTTGACTAAGATGAGCTGCAAATTTATGTTCCACACACAAGGGGAAACTAGATTTAGTGCAAATCATGGCTCCTTAGATCATGGCCCCTTGTGGCAAGGCCAGCCGCAGAGATTGGTTTCCGATGAATGAGATAGTGCAACAGAGAGGGATTCAAGAGAGATAAGAAAGAGGTGAGATCTGTTATGTAGAAAGACTACATAATCTAATGGCTAATAATTGTGGTCCACAATGGACCATATGAATCACTTCTCCACCTTAGCCATAGTTTCAATAACAACAATAGtcaaacccttttttttttcgtgCGCGCTTTTGCTGACCAGAAACCGTATAAGATTATCTTGACAAACGTATAATCTCAATATTACGTAAATGGTAAATATCATACAGCAGACAGAAATATTAATTAGTACAATCTACatcaaataaatttaagtaACTACAGTAATAAAACATTTAAACCCAATGGTGCCAAAATCTTCCTCAAGTGTCAAGTCTGTGCAATTAAAGAACAGAGATAACATGACACTAATTAAGAGGAGTCGAAGCTTCTCTTGTTATCAGGTACACTATATAACCTAACCATATgacagaaaaaaataaaaaaggaaaagaaattcGTAGACCTTTTATCATTACCTAACAGAAACAATATAAACTTACCAAAAGTTCAACCACAACTACTCACACTTGATGGACCTATATATGTGGCGGACAAAGAGCAGGGAGGCACGGAAACCTACGCTGCCGAGCATGAGAAAGAAGCCATAGCAGATGCAAGCCATGTAACCGAAGAAGAACGAAGTTTGCATAAAACCAGACATGTCTGATCTTGCATAGTAATAATACAAGCAGTAGCCATAGATGAATAAGCCAGTTGATCCACCGCAAAGGAAAGACCTAAggaaacacacaaaaaaaaaaaaaaatcaatatcagGAAGAAAACAGGCATGCCGACATATCTAAGGTAAACATACAGACTACAATGTATGAACAGCCTCTACTTTCAAAAGATTCAGAATATCACATAGTAATTGAAAAGAGAAATATATGAAATGATAATAAAATTGGCCAAACCTTTTCACAACTCAGGGGAAAAAACTGTTAAAATTAATGCTATGATTGGCtctaacaatttattttaatacatgAGCTGGATCGATCATTGACCCATATCAGAGTTCGGCTAGCGTAAATTTTGGGTCCTTTTTTCTAAACAGTAACAAATTTTGTTTGCAAAAGTTGTGCCAAATCATTCACTGATGGGAATATTTGGTTGAGAAGATGTTGAGTCTTCATTTCTATTTTCACTTCAAATCACAAATTTTCTGGTTTGAAGGTTTTATATAGGAAACAAGAAAAACTATCAGAAAGTGTTTTCGgtaaaaaaatgttacattCACCATTTCCTAAACTTCGAAAACAAAATCTATATTTAAAAAACAGGacatttttgtaattaaaagtGAATTCAAGAactgaaaacaaaaacatttttgcAAATCAAATAGTCCTAAGTATTTCCCGTATCCAAATTCACTTTAGTTTAGGCATTGGAAATGGCTGGCTTTGCCCATGGGTTCATGCCATGGCCCAGCCCTACATTTGAAAGAACAAGTTAAGCCTTCGGCCAAAAAATATCATCCAAAAGAAATTCAAAGCAAAAAACTGACAGATCAAATATATGGGTAAAAATGTATAAACAGCCAGTTCCAATCAAACCGAATTAAATCAGGTTGAACCGCCAACTCAACCTtctttacacacacacacacacacacacttattactccctccggtcctatatataaggaccACATTGAGAAAAATACACATACCAAGGaggcttatttttttattaaaagttctaaaatgttatgtgttattccaaaactaaccttgtaATGTGTctgtgtaattaatgcataacattggaataggttgcattttatacaatttaataagggtatacaagggattatctatttaataaagaataaatttaaatagtgtttcttataaaaaggaccaaaaataatttccaaagtgttccttatatataggaccggagggagtattagtcATCCAGTTCAACCCTGACCCGAAGATCAAATTGGTGCATTGACATACACATTACCAAAACTACAGGCATTAAagtaatatataaattatgCATCCTGCGTGTCACACTTTCTGGAATTAGCATCACACTGAACATATGCCCTACTTAGTGCGATTAAAGAATGAACATAGGTTGCACAAATATGATTCTTTATTTAGGTTCATTCATCACATGTGTTTCTCTATGTCGAGAGAGCCAAATTAACAAGATTAGAAGAAAGCGAAGAGTagagaaaaatgaagaaaatgaacaACAACTATTAGTACTACTCATTATGATTTCATATTTATACTTATGATCTTATTCATAagcttttaaatattttatttggaaaATATGTGAATGTGAATATAGTACAGTTTTATATGGGATTTTGTAAGCAAAAAATGAAGATATAAaacttatatttcttttttttttttttttgaaacaaataaaactTATATTTCTTGTTTTCTATATTAgtagtaaaaatataataagcTTCTAGTTGTCACTCCTTTTCCTATACATATAGTCATGGACAATTTCATTTAACCCAACAACAGACAATATAAAAACTAATCGAATTGCTGGCACCGATGATATGcagtgaaaaatgaaaaatcgtATCATACAAACTAAAAAGCTCTAAAAAAAACAACTATTGTGGAAATTAGCAATAAGATAAAGAGTCTTGCTTTTCATATGAATAGCAAACTACACAAAACACATGAAAACAGATGAGGCTGACTTTGATTGGTTTTctcaaaaattaatattaattgaaaatagaaaaatgtaAACTTGGGTTTTACTGGAAATCAATCACCACATCATTTGTGTTTGTTACGAATTCATTCAATAAAACATTTTCCATAAGATAAGTTACGTACCTCCACCACCATTCATGATCTTCCGCAGCAAGTTGAAAGTATGTCAAAGCCACAGTGATGAAAGCAGTGACAATCAACAGAATAATAAAGACGATGAAGAGTATGCTGTAGATAGTATAAATTCTGTGGCCCCAGACACTAGCAAAAATGTAGTACAACTCTATGTAGATGGCACTGAAAGGGAGAAATCCTGCCATTGCCATCTGGGGAATGGTGCTTCTGTACCAAGGCAGAGGTGGAATTTCTCGGGGATATTTTGTAGTGCGGACAGGTGCTTGGAACTCTGTTTTGCTATTTTTACCTGCAATGCCACCCAATACAAGTAATGGCGAAGTCACCAGTGTCCATATTAGGACTATCACACAAATTGTGCCAAAAGGAAGTGCAGCAGTTGCACTATAAGCAATTGCAACTGTGTTAAGGAAGCAGAACATAAGGAAAAGAGGGCCACAAAAGAGGCATCCTGTCAGCAATAAGTTTCTAACCTGTCAAACAAGAAAACAAGTGTGTAATTGTAAGTATAACTCTAATTACATTTCACAAgaactaaattaattaatacaatCGAACAGTGTGCAATAATCAATGCAAGCAATCCATACGTACCCAATTACTCCCTTCAAGTTGAATATAGAAGGAAGTAGCAGTGTAGCCAGCAATGCCAGATGTTAGAGCATATATGACCACTAGGGCAGTAAATAAAGCTCCTCGGTTGTAAGGATAGAATACACCAACCAGTGCAAGCATAAAAATGAAGATTGTGCTgcacaagaaaagaaaaaaaatagaaaatgaatgATATGTACTcaatttataacttataaaaaagcTTCAACACAGAAGGGAAAAAGATCCATCAGAAGATTCTTACAGAGTGAATAACTGAGTGCCAGAACCAAGGGCAGCTGCAAATATGGACTTGAACTTAGGAAACCGGAAAACATCACCATGAATGTATTTCCATCCAGTCTCCTCCTGATCATCAGCAGCTTCCTCGTCTTGAGCATATCTGTAGAAAATTACAGCAGATAAAAACAAGAAACCAGGAAAAACTAGATTAATAAACCAGTGTTATTTATAGGTAATAGGATGACAATCAGGTGAATAATGAGCAGGCAAGTCATACTTCATAAAGTCATTCTTCAAGACACGCATGAGAATAGTCGCCAGAAAACCAGTCAAAAGAAGAACTGTTACACAGGAGTTTATAATGGAGAACCAGTGAATCTCCAAGTGATGTGGGAGAGAAGAAGACTGAGAATATTTTTCCATTCTCTTCTCAAAAGGAATATCAGTTTCCTTCCATTTCACAGTATAAAAAAACTCAACATCAACTTCCTTGTCCTCAGTGAGATCCACCACAGAATGAGGATCCATACGGGCACTAATTTCAATGACACGGTCTTTGTTGTACAGAACATCAAACTGAATATGCTTGTAAAGAAAATACTTATACTCGCTAGGGTCAGTTTTTCCTTCTTTGTCAACAGTTCCAATAAATCCCCAGATCGGCAAGTCATCATAATACATTTGGAAATAATAGTCCTTTTTAACAGCTTCTCGGAACAAAGTAACTTCCTCCCTTGTGAGAGTCTTCTTGCACACAACCTTAGAGTCCTTCTCCTTTCTAAACTTAAGTTCATAAGGAGCACTAACAAGGCGATCTCCATTCAAAACCTCACCAAGCGCTTCAGTCTTTTCTTTCTCATGACCTGGCATTCAGATGCACTAATTTTAGGATAGTATATTAAAAACTCATGAAAGTAACAGAACTATAAAATGCATTAAACAGAGCTGCAAATTTATAGTTTCTTCATTAAGACAGTTCAACGCTGGTAACCAGTAAGAGTtccattaaaacaaaaaatatatatattaatccaTGTTGTCAATCTCAAATAGAAGAAAATAGTGGTTTCTTAAAATCCCTCTACGCTACAGTGCTATAGTGCAGCTCTGGCCGTTACTTGACAATACTTCGTACTATACATAGAATATCGTAAAACAATGGCGATTTATTCAAATTCAGCTACGCTATAgacactatttgacaacaccgGTATCAATAGCAAGATGTTTGCCAAAACGTGACTTAAATAAACTAAACTCCAATCTATGTAAGACTAGAAATTCACCCAATTGGGGAATCCTGGATTGGAACCCGACtatataatgcgatgtctcTACCAATTAAGTTATATTCCTGCGACAAGTTATAACAGTTTTATATTGATGATAATTAGAGAGAAATAGATAGCAACAGTAGTAACTAACTACGAGTTAAACAAACAAATAGTAATAATGAAGCAATAAATAACAATATGTGaagcataataaataaattaattaattaattaagaaagataattacCAGTTTTACAGAATGGAAGGTCAAGGTATCGATACGTTTCACTGAAATCATGAAAGAAACAATAAATCAGAAATAGATCagtataatgatgatgatgatgatgatgacgtgGAAGGTGAAATTGTAGAAAACATCAAGATCAGATTTTGACTCAGACCCAATTTGAAAGGGGATCGAAGAAATGAAGGTACGAACCTGGGGTTGTGAAAGGGACCGACTTTGTTGGCGTAAAGAGGAACAGCATCTCCGTCGCTGTAACGGTGATCGGAAGCATCGGATCTAACATGAGTAGCAGCGACAAGAAACAGAGAGAGAGTGATCAGGTGGATCATACTTCTTCCCATTTCCTTTCTTCCTTTCTTtctgtcttcttcttcttccttacTTTCTATATCAGATAATATAACAACCAATCCAAGAtagaacaaacaaacaaatatttgaccaatttatttatttattctatgCAATTTTGAGATAAATCACAaaattttttactataaaaaaaagagtaagttttgtccttttccttttttttattcaaattgtaATTCTTTATGAATTTCAcgaatttttttactaaaataaaaatatccatTCTTTTAAAtggatataaaaaatttatcagattcaagaataaatttaatatcactagaaatgaaaaaataaatctgCGAAGTTAATAGTATAAAACGGCATATATGCTTATAAATAATGTGATAAAATGAAAGTAACCATAATACATATATATCTTCATATCTGCGTTGTTGACGAACgatagaattattattattttcttcaactatgtaagtttatatttgttatttttattttgtttcttcctTTCATGTTATTTATGCTCTCTGTATTTATGCTTCATTCATCATAATCTATTTCTTCTAATTTCTATTTATATGCTCCGTTACTTactttcttattattttattgtgtGTGATGACAAtgtttatgatttgaatttaagaACTTGTGAATTGTGACACtgatattttcaaattttctacGTGTCATAAACTTTTTAAGATATCGAGTCATCTAATTCGACcggtttaataattatataattttattatagagaCCGATTCATTCTACCGGTTTGATCTGGTTTAGTCATGCGGTTCAACCAGTGACCCGATAGTTCGACCAATGAACTAGTACCctcaccggttcgatgaccggtccgatttttaaaacactgatttTAGTTTAGTATTTTTctatttccttttttaaaaataataataataattccgTGAAAAAAAAACGACGTcattttgattgaaaaaaacGCAATCAAACCAGCAGTTTGGAGAAACTGTCGGTCACTGGTTTTTAGCGGTTTGATCCGATTTAACTACATGTCCGGTCCAACATTTAAACCAGATCGGCAATCTTTCAGTTTGCGGTTCAATCGGTCCGACCGGCCtgtccgatttttaaaacactgccaAAAATTGTTAATCGTATATCATactaattactccctccggccttaattataagcaaatttcactttttaaatacattgaataactaatgtatctaatctaaaaagtagactggatacattagttattcaatgtatctaaaaagtgacatttgcttataattaagaccGCAGAGAGTATTATGCAAAGTTATTATGCCAAAGAAGTTTTTGACAATTTAGACCTTTGTAGCATATAATTTAATACACATTTActtatataatatactaatagtAGCATGTTAGACATTAAAATAAAGcaattcttaattttaaaattgaataaaacttTATAGAATTGTTCGGGACAGATAATCACATTTTTGGCATCACAAAAAACCCCTCCAAATAACAGACTAT
This portion of the Trifolium pratense cultivar HEN17-A07 linkage group LG3, ARS_RC_1.1, whole genome shotgun sequence genome encodes:
- the LOC123916254 gene encoding transmembrane 9 superfamily member 3; amino-acid sequence: MGRSMIHLITLSLFLVAATHVRSDASDHRYSDGDAVPLYANKVGPFHNPSETYRYLDLPFCKTGHEKEKTEALGEVLNGDRLVSAPYELKFRKEKDSKVVCKKTLTREEVTLFREAVKKDYYFQMYYDDLPIWGFIGTVDKEGKTDPSEYKYFLYKHIQFDVLYNKDRVIEISARMDPHSVVDLTEDKEVDVEFFYTVKWKETDIPFEKRMEKYSQSSSLPHHLEIHWFSIINSCVTVLLLTGFLATILMRVLKNDFMKYAQDEEAADDQEETGWKYIHGDVFRFPKFKSIFAAALGSGTQLFTLTIFIFMLALVGVFYPYNRGALFTALVVIYALTSGIAGYTATSFYIQLEGSNWVRNLLLTGCLFCGPLFLMFCFLNTVAIAYSATAALPFGTICVIVLIWTLVTSPLLVLGGIAGKNSKTEFQAPVRTTKYPREIPPLPWYRSTIPQMAMAGFLPFSAIYIELYYIFASVWGHRIYTIYSILFIVFIILLIVTAFITVALTYFQLAAEDHEWWWRSFLCGGSTGLFIYGYCLYYYYARSDMSGFMQTSFFFGYMACICYGFFLMLGSVGFRASLLFVRHIYRSIKCE